A single region of the Pogoniulus pusillus isolate bPogPus1 chromosome Z, bPogPus1.pri, whole genome shotgun sequence genome encodes:
- the KIF24 gene encoding kinesin-like protein KIF24 produces the protein MASCLYECLCEAELEKYYPHFAASGLQKIDELAKISMKDYTRLGVHDMNDRKRLFQLIRIIKIMQEEDIEDLSKQDFQPSSLLVQPQLTRPGPCRQLHFESFFQENDGAVKNSEPESYGSSDFSANEEKNNVGDMLGHIQPHDSEMMRLNRRDLNAHGICTKKDPSSPIVSDDIAPLLGDSDALIVQRITHISGYNYGLPHSCIRSSTSEKETPWTQKEKIRVCVRKRPLGPREERRGEVNIITVKDKETLLLHEKKEAVDLTQYILQHVFYFDEVFGELCTNEDVYMKTAYPLIQHIFNGGNATCFAYGQTGAGKTYTMIGTHRNPGLYALAAKDIFRHLEASQSRKDLLVFISFYEIYCGQLYDLLNGRKRLFAREDSKHVVQIVGLREVQVNSVELLLEVILKGGKERSTGATGVNSDSSRSHAIIQIQIKDTANRIFGRISFIDLAGSERAADARDSDRQTKMEGAEINQSLLALKECIRALDQEHAHTPFRQSKLTQVLKDSFIGNSKTCMIANVSPSHIATEHTLNTLRYADRVKELKKGIKCSTPVTNRRRTAGNVSPKRVQNSSSLPPGEKSSPKKVKLGLQHPSNAAKTKACPAVIQPPNILFASTLRGINKGNSCKGNPSSPWFHHTNPIKGVPQTVHPLKKSDQSLHTDKNPNAKDFIIKNPATAETKESGQRDKCMQDRPPAQCLKVQTVQPVQKQLVSRDDFSFRDGSLPCNSRQEWENTFAKHSVETWTTLPPFQKEREEHLRLYHQQFQQPPILQQKLSYQPLERFLTQYTPQEIKVKPELSLSLTEIQSKEGMQMEDPDDSDFSEDSFSPGCSQKSMNRGNTDKCSQHSFFLHQREQGTEEEQKGKRQQDLFKYAIPMQEYEADDHWNCSEGSPKMEESIKSAGHSKTPSDWNYDLTIESSPSNSAEKPYCLLEDPVCNWRDVKDFLDDHKQNKSKHKCLFYCGEATLTPEKDASNAYVSHALKSETPECKEIDHHHEAEDEPALDRQAALVDVKWKTQSGVNSCESSSRYSELTSELVAPLPVSLLDHEETTDTEKLPSNGEKLSHVKQMLDRHMQGSQNRLEEDGWQCTRSRALTDSMLELGEQMRRGGRHCAALHPPQTGHKWLLPACSDVKACCCLLGSGSSKQGVAGCDPTEIRAAESTGSREEREGVLFPSKSMCKEYPNSRQCDADVQDNTGDSGKSNPNQGLSVELVAQEINADVPEKSQVSAASCFLNTGREDHVVHSPSQESSLLLQPKSGLRNEDFCHPEDPAESLLSNEELAVLKTKFLQSIFIQETSAADSGFAAKDNKPLAHAKTPSGVSSSSFPVATSEVGRWQREALEKAQQAVIRAHRQQLDEMASLCFKEECLINQLSATDFQSSVTKLDEILVLKSKCIQTMRAQLQLCLASPSLDVPLQVLPTV, from the exons ATGGCATCATGCCTTTATGAATGCCTTTGTGAGGCAGAACTTGAAAAATACTATCCCCATTTTGCTGCCTCTGGTCTTCAAAAGATTGATGAGCTTGCCAAAATTTCCATGAAAGATTATACCAGACTGGGGGTCCATGACATGAATGACCGCAAACGACTCTTTCAGCTCATTAGAATAATCAAAATTATGCAAGAGGAAGACATTGAAGACTTAAGCAAGCAAGATTTTCAACCAAGTAGCCTTCTCGTTCAGCCTCAGCTGACCAGACCAGGTCCTTGTAGACAGCTGCATTTTGAGTCCTTCTTTCAAGAAAATGATGGGGCAGTTAAAAACTCTGAACCTGAATCGTATGGTTCATCTGATTTCAGTGCCAATGAAGAGAAGAACAATGTAGGGGATATGCTGGGACACATTCAACCACATGATTCAGAGATGATGAGATTAAATAGAAGAGACCTAAATGCTCATGGAATATGCACAAAAAAGGACCCAAGCTCTCCAATAGTTTCCGATGATATTGCTCCTCTCCTGGGGGATTCTGATGCTCTTATTGTACAAAGAATAACTCATATTTCAGGGTATAATTATGGACTACCTCATTCCTGTATCAG ATCCAGTACTTCTGAGAAAGAGACTCCCTGGACGCAGAAGGAAAAAATCAGAGTGTGCGTCCGAAAACGTCCTCTAGGTCCAAGAGAGGAGCGACGTGGGGAAGTTAATATCATCACAGTGAAAGATAAAGAAACTCTGCTTCTTCATGAGAAGAAGGAGGCAGTTGATCTCACCCAGTATATTTTACAG CATGTTTTTTATTTTGATGAAGTCTTTGGGGAGTTATGTACCAATGAGGATGTGTATATGAAGACAGCTTATCCTCTCATTCAGCATATTTTCAACGG AGGCAATGCGACCTGCTTTGCATATGGGCAGACTGGTGCTGGCAAGACTTACACTATGATAGGTACTCACCGGAACCCAGGACTCTATGCCTTGGCTGCCAAAGACATCTTTAGACACCTGGAAGCATCACAGTCCAGGAAAGATCTCCTAGTTTTCATCAGTTTTTATGAGATTTACTGTGGACAGCTTTATGACCTGCTAAATGGAAGGAAGAG ACTTTTTGCAAGAGAAGACAGCAAGCATGTCGTCCAAATAGTTGGGCTGCGAGAAGTTCAGGTGAACTCTGTAGAGCTGCTGTTGGAG GTGATACTGAAGGGTGGAAAAGAGCGTAGCACAGGAGCTACTGGAGTCAACTCTGATTCCTCTCGATCTCATGCTATCATCCAAATCCAAATTAAAGATACAGCCAACAGGATATTTGGAAG GATATCATTCATTGACTTGGCTGGCAGTGAAAGGGCAGCTGATGCCAGAGATTCAGATCGACAAACAAAAATGGAAGGAGCCGAAATAAACCAAAGTCTCTTAGCA CTCAAGGAATGCATCCGGGCACTGGACCAGGAACATGCACATACTCCGTTCCGGCAAAGCAAATTAACTCAG GTGCTAAAGGATTCTTTCATTGGCAATTCCAAGACCTGTATGATAGCCAATGTATCACCTAGCCACATAGCTACTGAGCATACTCTGAACACTTTACGTTATGCTGACAG GGTCAAAGAGTTGAAGAAAGGGATTAAATGTTCAACCCCTGTCACAAACAGACGTCGGACAGCTGGAAATGTGTCTCCAAAACGTGTCCAGAACTCTTCCTCCTTACCACCAGGGGAAAAGAGCTCCCCAAAGAAAGTGAAGCTAGGCCTTCAGCATCCCTCAAATGCTGCAAAGACAAAGGCATGTCCTGCAGTGATCCAGCCACCAAATATCCTTTTTGCCTCTACTCTGAGGGGAATCAACAAAGGAAATTCCTGCAAAGGCAATCCCAGTTCACCATGGTTTCACCACACTAACCCCATTAAGGGAGTCCCACAGACAGTGCATCCCTTAAAGAAAAGTGATCAGTCTCTTCACACTGACAAGAATCCCAATGCAAAGGATTTCATCATCAAAaatcctgccacagcagaaacaAAGGAGAGTGGCCAGAGAGACAAGTGTATGCAAGACAGACCACCTGCCCAGTGCTTGAAAGTGCAGACTGTGCAACCTGTTCAGAAACAGCTTGTTTCTAGAGATGATTTTTCCTTTAGAGATGGCAGTCTGCCTTGCAACAGCAGACAGGAATGGGAAAACACCTTTGCTAAGCACTCTGTTGAAACCTGGACAACTCTGCCTCCAtttcagaaggaaagggaagagcaCTTACGTCTTTATCACCAGCAGTTTCAGCAGCCACCTATCCTACAGCAAAAATTGAGCTACCAACCCCTTGAGAGGTTTTTAACACAATACACACCCCAGGAGATTAAAGTGAAGCCAGAGCTGAGCCTTAGTCTCACAGAAATACAGAGCAAAGAGGGGATGCAGATGGAAGATCCGGATGACAGTGATTTCAGTGAAGATTCTTtctcacctggctgcagtcaAAAGAGCATGAATAGAGGAAACACTGACAAATGCAGTCAACATTCATTTTTTCTTCATCAGAGAGAACAGGGGACTGAAGAAGAGCAAAAAGGGAAAAGACAGCAAGATTTATTTAAATATGCAATACCCATGCAAGAATATGAAGCAGACGACCACTGGAATTGTAGTGAGGGCAGCCCAAAGATGGAGGAATCCATTAAAAGTGCAGGCCACAGCAAAACTCCATCAGACTGGAACTATGACTTAACTATCGAGTCCTCCCCTAGCAATAGTGCAGAAAAACCTTACTGCCTGCTAGAAGATCCTGTTTGTAACTGGAGGGATGTCAAAGATTTCCTAGATGATCACAAACAGAACAAATCCAAACACAAATGTCTCTTTTACTGTGGTGAAGCCACCTtaactccagagaaggatgcttCAAATGCCTATGTTTCTCATGCACTGAAGTCAGAAACTCCAGAATGCAAAGAGATCGACCACCATCATGAAGCAGAGGATGAGCCTGCTTTGGATAGACAGGCTGCCCTTGTAGATGTCAAATGGAAAACTCAGAGTGGAGTTAACTCTTGTGAATCTTCCAGTCGTTACTCAGAACTCACTTCTGAGCTCGTGGCCCCTCTCCCAGTATCCCTTCTTGACCACGAGGAAACAACTGACACAGAGAAACTGCCTTCAAACGGAGAGAAGCTTTCCCATGTGAAGCAGATGTTGGACAGGCACATGCAAGGCTCCCAGAACAGGCTTGAGGAAGATGGTTGGCAGTGCACAAGAAGCAGAGCTCTGACAGACAGCATGTTGGAACTTGGGGAGCAAATGCGTCGTGGTGGAAGACACTGTGCTGCGCTGCATCCTCCACAAACAGGGCACAAGTGGCTTTTACCTGCCTGCAGTGATGTGAAggcatgctgctgccttctaGGCTCAGGTTCATCAAAGCAAGGAGTGGCTGGATGTGACCCAACAGAAATACGTGCAGCTGAATCCACGGGCTCccgagaggagagagagggtgtTTTGTTTCCCAGCAAGTCAATGTGCAAAGAATACCCTAATAGCAGACAGTGTGATGCTGATGTTCAGGATAATACTGGTGACTCAGGGAAATCTAACCCAAACCAAGGACTCAGTGTTGAGCTTGTGGCTCAGGAAATAAATGCTGATGTGCCTGAAAAGAGCCAGGTCTCAGCCGCATCGTGCTTTCTCAACACAGGACGTGAGGATCATGTAGTCCACTCCCCCTCTCAAGAAAGCAGCCTGCTGTTGCAGCCCAAGTCGGGACTCAGGAATGAGGACTTCTGTCATCCTGAAGACCCAGCAGAGTCATTGCTCAGCAATGAAGAATTAGCAGTGCTGAAAACCAAGTTTTTGCAGAGTATTTTTATACAAGAGACTTCTGCTGCAGATTCAGGATTTGCAGCCAAAGATAACAAGCCATTAGCACATGCCAAGACCCCCTCAGGcgtgtccagcagcagctttccagttgctaCATCAGAGGTGGGAAGATGGCAGAGGGAAGCCCTGGAAAAGGCGCA ACAGGCTGTGATTCGGGCCCACCGGCAGCAGCTGGATGAAATGGCATCCTTGTGCTTCAAGGAAGAGTGCTTGATAAATCAGCTGTCAGCAACA GATTTTCAGAGCTCAGTGACCAAGCTGGATGAAATCTTAGTGCTGAAGTCAAAGTGCATCCAAACAATGcgagcccagctccagctctgtttAGCCTCTCCTAGCCTTGATGTGCCCTTGCAAGTACTTCCAACGGTTTAG
- the UBAP1 gene encoding ubiquitin-associated protein 1 → MASKKLGSDSHGPFSYLDDVPFKIGDKFKTPAKVGLPIGFCLPDSSHLVQEAQYDFSLEKKTIEWAEDIKKIQAAQREAERKAEEALANSKTAPEDGNKVGFSEGPCPEAMPPPINPILASLQHNSILTPTPANSSSVKQKVLSPPRPKADFNPADFECEEDPFDKLELKTIDDKEELKNILEIHVGTTGPIVAQLLDNTLPKGGSESVLQEEEVLASIERATLDFKPLHKPNGFVTIPQLGNCEKMSLSSKVSLSPITSVSNIKSLSFPKLDYDECDQKSSKLTNTFHSTTCLRNGTLLSSLETCAQSKASELNGHHTIGFSALNEDSGMETSTSSSSSRLPSLAVSTVCAEESSQSTATMVHPDYKETEIPVVTHQNFPVSKVPNNTSCTKQLSVPAPELLQTLSASERQCIETVVNMGYAPENVLKAMKKKGQNIDQVLDYLFAHGQLCEKGFDPLLVEAALEMHQCSEDKITELLQLMSQFKEMGFELKDIKEVLLLHNNDQHNALEDLMARAGAS, encoded by the exons TATGACTTCtcactggaaaagaaaacaattgaATGGGCTGAAGATATCAAAAAAattcaagctgcccagagagaagcTGAACGCAAGGCAGAAGAAGCACTAGCAAACTCAAAGACAGCTCCAGAAGACGGCAACAAAGTGGGATTCTCAGAGGGACCTTGCCCTGAGGCTATGCCTCCTCCTATTAACCCCATCCTTGCTAGCTTGCAACACAATAGTATTCTTACTCCCACACCTGcgaacagcagctctgtgaagcaGAAGGTTCTCAGTCCACCTCGTCCAAAAGCAGACTTCAACCCAGCTGATTTTGAATGTGAAGAAGATCCATTTGACAAACTGGAATTAAAAACTATTGATGATAAGGAGGAATTAAAAAATATTCTTGAAATCCATGTTGGTACTACTGGGCCAATTGTTGCCCAGCTTTTAGATAATACTTTGCCCAAAGGAGGGTCTGAGTCTGTGTTgcaagaggaggaagttctggcaTCCATAGAAAGGGCCACATTGGACTTCAAGCCCCTTCACAAACCCAATGGCTTTGTCACTATACCACAGCTGGGAAACTGTGAAAAGATGTCCTTGTCTTCCAAAGTGTCCCTGTCCCCTATCACTTCAGTGAGCAATATCAAGTCCCTATCTTTTCCTAAACTTGACTACGATGAGTGTGATCAGAAGTCATCGAAGCTCACAAACACTTTCCACAGCACTACCTGTCTCCGCAATGGCACTTTGCTCAGCTCCCTGGAGACCTGTGCTCAGAGTAAGGCTAGTGAACTGAATGGACACCATACAATTGGTTTTTCTGCTCTAAATGAGGACAGTGGCATGGAGACATCAACATCATCCTCTTCATCCAGACTGCCTTCCCTGGCTGTGTCGACAGTTTGTGCAGAGGAATCATCTCAAAGCACAGCAACTATG GTACACCCAGACTACAAGGAAACAGAAATCCCTGTG GTAACACACCAAAATTTCCCAGTGTCTAAAGTGCCCAATAACACAAGCTGCACAAAGCAGTTGAGTGTCCCTGCTCCTGAGCTACTGCAGACACTCTCTGCTAGTGAGAGGCAGTGCATAGAGACGGTCGTCAACATGGGATACGCACCTGAAAATGTCCTGAAAGCCATGAAGAAGAAAGGACAGAACATAGACCAG GTTTTGGATTACTTGTTTGCACATGGACAGCTTTGTGAGAAGGGCTTTGATCCACTTCTTGTCGAAGCAGCTTTGGAAATGCACCAGTGTTCAGAGGACAAG ATCACAGAACTTCTCCAGCTAATGAGTCAATTTAAAGAAATggggtttgaactaaaagacaTTAAGGAGGTCTTATTATTACATAACAACGACCAACACAACGCTTTGGAAGATCTAATGGCTCGTGCAGGAGCCAGCTGa